In Euphorbia lathyris chromosome 9, ddEupLath1.1, whole genome shotgun sequence, the following are encoded in one genomic region:
- the LOC136205736 gene encoding uncharacterized protein isoform X1 — MMLMIRVRASVQMEASGTSSDAYRGSSGGSSTNSSNSRRYGTLSASSIIQAPISALLEYSGLLRTARSTHHESDPFINGSGGIHNNNRLDDSTAATPSNNGEVAIRIIGAGEHEHERDGSGLVVGHSEVSVQQPIAGTTTDVQGDSRNDPGTPQGTPQHPSNNNGDGEASDGSGANGRDSSYQRYDIQQAARWIEQVLPFSLLLLVVFIRQHLQGITGFFVTIWIAVVMFKSNDILRKQTALKGERKISVLIGISLAFTLHVVGVYWWYQNDDLLYPLIMLPPKSIPPFWHAIFIIMVNDTLVRQAAMVLKCLLLMYYKNSRGRNYRKQGQLLTLVEYLMLLYRALLPTPVWYRFFLNKEYGSLFSSLMTGLYLTFKLTSVVEKVQSFFSALKALSRKEVHYGAYATSEQVNAAGDLCAICQEKMHAPILLRCKHIFCEDCVSEWFERERTCPLCRALVKPADLRSFGDGSTTLFFQVF; from the exons ATGATGCTTATGATTAGGGTTAGAGCATCTGTACAGATGGAAGCGTCCGGTACTAGTTCCGACGCGTATAGAGGCTCTTCAGGAGGGAGCAGTACGAACAGTAGTAATTCCAGGAGGTATGGTACGCTATCGGCTTCAAGTATTATTCAGGCACCGATTTCTGCTTTGCTAGAGTATTCGGGTCTTTTACGAACTGCGAGGTCAACTCACCATGAATCAGACCCTTTTATCAACGGTTCTGGCGGAATTCATAACAACAATAGGCTTGATGATTCTACCGCGGCAACCCCATCCAACAATGGGGAGGTTGCCATCAGGATAATAGGAGCAGGGGAACATGAACATGAAAGGGATGGCTCTGGGTTGGTGGTTGGTCATAGTGAGGTATCTGTGCAGCAGCCAATTGCTGGGACAACAACAGATGTTCAGGGAGATTCTAGAAATGATCCTGGGACACCACAAGGTACTCCTCAGCATCCTTCCAACAACAATGGAGATGGGGAAGCTTCTGATGGTAGTGGGGCTAATGGAAGGGATTCTTCGTACCAGAGATATGATATTCAACAAGCTGCCAGATGGATTGAGCAAGTTCTCCCCTTCTCATTGCTTTTATTGGTTGTCTTCATACGCCAGCATTTACAAG GAATTACAGGTTTCTTCGTTACGATTTGGATTGCTGTTGTCATGTTCAAATCAAATGATATTCTACGGAAACAGACAGCTCTAAAG GGGGAGAGGAAGATCTCTGTATTGATTGGCATTTCTCTTGCATTCACGCTTCATGTGGTTGGTGTGTACTGGTGGTATCAAAATGATGATCTTCTGTATCCGTTAATCATGCTTCCTCCCAAATCTATACCACCTTTCTGGCATGCTATTTTCATCATCATGGTGAATG ATACTTTGGTCCGGCAGGCAGCAATGGTGCTCAAGTGTCTTCTCTTGATGTATTACAAGAATAGTAGAGGCCGGAATTATCGTAAACAG GGTCAATTGCTAACTTTGGTTGAATATCTGATGCTGCTATATCGTGCCTTATTACCTACACCGGTTTGGTACCGTTTCTTTTTGAATAAAGAATATGGGAGCCTTTTTTCATCACTGATGACTGGGTTGTACTTGACTTTCAAGCTTACATCTGTTGTCGAGAAG GTGCAATCATTCTTTTCTGCTTTGAAGGCATTATCTCGTAAAGAGGTACATTATGGGGCTTATGCAACATCAGAGCAG GTCAATGCAGCAGGAGATCTGTGTGCTATATGCCAGGAGAAGATGCATGCTCCTATTCTACTTCGCTGTAAACACATATTTTGTGAAGATTGTGTATCAGAATG GTTTGAAAGAGAGAGAACGTGCCCATTGTGCAGGGCGTTGGTGAAACCTGCAGATCTGAGATCATTTGGCGATGGATCAACCACTTTATTCTTCCAGGTATTTTAA
- the LOC136205736 gene encoding uncharacterized protein isoform X3, with the protein MEASGTSSDAYRGSSGGSSTNSSNSRRYGTLSASSIIQAPISALLEYSGLLRTARSTHHESDPFINGSGGIHNNNRLDDSTAATPSNNGEVAIRIIGAGEHEHERDGSGLVVGHSEVSVQQPIAGTTTDVQGDSRNDPGTPQGTPQHPSNNNGDGEASDGSGANGRDSSYQRYDIQQAARWIEQVLPFSLLLLVVFIRQHLQGITGFFVTIWIAVVMFKSNDILRKQTALKGERKISVLIGISLAFTLHVVGVYWWYQNDDLLYPLIMLPPKSIPPFWHAIFIIMVNDTLVRQAAMVLKCLLLMYYKNSRGRNYRKQGQLLTLVEYLMLLYRALLPTPVWYRFFLNKEYGSLFSSLMTGLYLTFKLTSVVEKVQSFFSALKALSRKEVHYGAYATSEQVNAAGDLCAICQEKMHAPILLRCKHIFCEDCVSEWFERERTCPLCRALVKPADLRSFGDGSTTLFFQVF; encoded by the exons ATGGAAGCGTCCGGTACTAGTTCCGACGCGTATAGAGGCTCTTCAGGAGGGAGCAGTACGAACAGTAGTAATTCCAGGAGGTATGGTACGCTATCGGCTTCAAGTATTATTCAGGCACCGATTTCTGCTTTGCTAGAGTATTCGGGTCTTTTACGAACTGCGAGGTCAACTCACCATGAATCAGACCCTTTTATCAACGGTTCTGGCGGAATTCATAACAACAATAGGCTTGATGATTCTACCGCGGCAACCCCATCCAACAATGGGGAGGTTGCCATCAGGATAATAGGAGCAGGGGAACATGAACATGAAAGGGATGGCTCTGGGTTGGTGGTTGGTCATAGTGAGGTATCTGTGCAGCAGCCAATTGCTGGGACAACAACAGATGTTCAGGGAGATTCTAGAAATGATCCTGGGACACCACAAGGTACTCCTCAGCATCCTTCCAACAACAATGGAGATGGGGAAGCTTCTGATGGTAGTGGGGCTAATGGAAGGGATTCTTCGTACCAGAGATATGATATTCAACAAGCTGCCAGATGGATTGAGCAAGTTCTCCCCTTCTCATTGCTTTTATTGGTTGTCTTCATACGCCAGCATTTACAAG GAATTACAGGTTTCTTCGTTACGATTTGGATTGCTGTTGTCATGTTCAAATCAAATGATATTCTACGGAAACAGACAGCTCTAAAG GGGGAGAGGAAGATCTCTGTATTGATTGGCATTTCTCTTGCATTCACGCTTCATGTGGTTGGTGTGTACTGGTGGTATCAAAATGATGATCTTCTGTATCCGTTAATCATGCTTCCTCCCAAATCTATACCACCTTTCTGGCATGCTATTTTCATCATCATGGTGAATG ATACTTTGGTCCGGCAGGCAGCAATGGTGCTCAAGTGTCTTCTCTTGATGTATTACAAGAATAGTAGAGGCCGGAATTATCGTAAACAG GGTCAATTGCTAACTTTGGTTGAATATCTGATGCTGCTATATCGTGCCTTATTACCTACACCGGTTTGGTACCGTTTCTTTTTGAATAAAGAATATGGGAGCCTTTTTTCATCACTGATGACTGGGTTGTACTTGACTTTCAAGCTTACATCTGTTGTCGAGAAG GTGCAATCATTCTTTTCTGCTTTGAAGGCATTATCTCGTAAAGAGGTACATTATGGGGCTTATGCAACATCAGAGCAG GTCAATGCAGCAGGAGATCTGTGTGCTATATGCCAGGAGAAGATGCATGCTCCTATTCTACTTCGCTGTAAACACATATTTTGTGAAGATTGTGTATCAGAATG GTTTGAAAGAGAGAGAACGTGCCCATTGTGCAGGGCGTTGGTGAAACCTGCAGATCTGAGATCATTTGGCGATGGATCAACCACTTTATTCTTCCAGGTATTTTAA
- the LOC136205736 gene encoding uncharacterized protein isoform X2, producing the protein MMLMIRVRASVQMEASGTSSDAYRGSSGGSSTNSSNSRRYGTLSASSIIQAPISALLEYSGLLRTARSTHHESDPFINGSGGIHNNNRLDDSTAATPSNNGEVAIRIIGAGEHEHERDGSGLVVGHSEVSVQQPIAGTTTDVQGDSRNDPGTPQGTPQHPSNNNGDGEASDGSGANGRDSSYQRYDIQQAARWIEQVLPFSLLLLVVFIRQHLQGFFVTIWIAVVMFKSNDILRKQTALKGERKISVLIGISLAFTLHVVGVYWWYQNDDLLYPLIMLPPKSIPPFWHAIFIIMVNDTLVRQAAMVLKCLLLMYYKNSRGRNYRKQGQLLTLVEYLMLLYRALLPTPVWYRFFLNKEYGSLFSSLMTGLYLTFKLTSVVEKVQSFFSALKALSRKEVHYGAYATSEQVNAAGDLCAICQEKMHAPILLRCKHIFCEDCVSEWFERERTCPLCRALVKPADLRSFGDGSTTLFFQVF; encoded by the exons ATGATGCTTATGATTAGGGTTAGAGCATCTGTACAGATGGAAGCGTCCGGTACTAGTTCCGACGCGTATAGAGGCTCTTCAGGAGGGAGCAGTACGAACAGTAGTAATTCCAGGAGGTATGGTACGCTATCGGCTTCAAGTATTATTCAGGCACCGATTTCTGCTTTGCTAGAGTATTCGGGTCTTTTACGAACTGCGAGGTCAACTCACCATGAATCAGACCCTTTTATCAACGGTTCTGGCGGAATTCATAACAACAATAGGCTTGATGATTCTACCGCGGCAACCCCATCCAACAATGGGGAGGTTGCCATCAGGATAATAGGAGCAGGGGAACATGAACATGAAAGGGATGGCTCTGGGTTGGTGGTTGGTCATAGTGAGGTATCTGTGCAGCAGCCAATTGCTGGGACAACAACAGATGTTCAGGGAGATTCTAGAAATGATCCTGGGACACCACAAGGTACTCCTCAGCATCCTTCCAACAACAATGGAGATGGGGAAGCTTCTGATGGTAGTGGGGCTAATGGAAGGGATTCTTCGTACCAGAGATATGATATTCAACAAGCTGCCAGATGGATTGAGCAAGTTCTCCCCTTCTCATTGCTTTTATTGGTTGTCTTCATACGCCAGCATTTACAAG GTTTCTTCGTTACGATTTGGATTGCTGTTGTCATGTTCAAATCAAATGATATTCTACGGAAACAGACAGCTCTAAAG GGGGAGAGGAAGATCTCTGTATTGATTGGCATTTCTCTTGCATTCACGCTTCATGTGGTTGGTGTGTACTGGTGGTATCAAAATGATGATCTTCTGTATCCGTTAATCATGCTTCCTCCCAAATCTATACCACCTTTCTGGCATGCTATTTTCATCATCATGGTGAATG ATACTTTGGTCCGGCAGGCAGCAATGGTGCTCAAGTGTCTTCTCTTGATGTATTACAAGAATAGTAGAGGCCGGAATTATCGTAAACAG GGTCAATTGCTAACTTTGGTTGAATATCTGATGCTGCTATATCGTGCCTTATTACCTACACCGGTTTGGTACCGTTTCTTTTTGAATAAAGAATATGGGAGCCTTTTTTCATCACTGATGACTGGGTTGTACTTGACTTTCAAGCTTACATCTGTTGTCGAGAAG GTGCAATCATTCTTTTCTGCTTTGAAGGCATTATCTCGTAAAGAGGTACATTATGGGGCTTATGCAACATCAGAGCAG GTCAATGCAGCAGGAGATCTGTGTGCTATATGCCAGGAGAAGATGCATGCTCCTATTCTACTTCGCTGTAAACACATATTTTGTGAAGATTGTGTATCAGAATG GTTTGAAAGAGAGAGAACGTGCCCATTGTGCAGGGCGTTGGTGAAACCTGCAGATCTGAGATCATTTGGCGATGGATCAACCACTTTATTCTTCCAGGTATTTTAA